Proteins encoded within one genomic window of Oncorhynchus tshawytscha isolate Ot180627B linkage group LG02, Otsh_v2.0, whole genome shotgun sequence:
- the LOC112247205 gene encoding glutaryl-CoA dehydrogenase, mitochondrial isoform X1, producing the protein MALRGAVTRLLSNARKRAAVSASRAQGTAAASPAQNEAEVVAKKPVKAPKVQFNWRDALELDGLLTEEEVMIRDSFRTYCQEKLMPRIIMANRHEHFHREIVSEMGELGVLGPTIQGYGCAGTSYVAYGLIAREVERVDSGYRSVMSVQSSLVMHPINAYGTEEQKEKWLPRLARGEILGCFGLTEPNHGSDPAGMETKAKYNPSSSTFTISGAKTWITNSPVADIAVVWAKCEDGRIRGFILERGMKGLATPKIEGKFSLRASATGMILMDEVEVPQENMLPNVSGLAGPFGCLNNARYGIAWGALGAAEFCFHAARQYTLDRIQFGVPLARNQLMQKKMADMLTEITIGLQSCLALGRLIDDKKAAPEMISMLKRNSCGKSLDIARQARDMLGGNGIADEYHIIRHVMNLEAVNTYEGTHDIHALILGRAITGLQSFTVEK; encoded by the exons ATGGCTCTCAGAGGTGCTGTGACTCGTTTGCTCTCCAACGCTAGGAAACGTGCTGCAGTCTCAGCCTCCCGGGCACAGGGCACAGCAGCAGCTTCACCAGCCCAAAACG AAGCCGAAGTGGTCGCCAAGAAGCCAGTAAAAGCAC CCAAGGTGCAGTTTAACTGGCGTGACGCCCTGGAGCTGGACGGCCTGCTGACAGAGGAGGAGGTGATGATCAGAGACTCTTTCAGGACCTATTGCCAGGAGAAACTAATGCCACGCATCATCATGGCCAACAGACACGAAC ATTTCCATCGTGAGATTGTCTCAGAGATGGGAGAGCTGGGTGTCTTGGGGCCAACCATCCAAG GCTATGGTTGTGCCGGAACCAGCTACGTGGCCTACGGGCTCATTGccagggaggtggagagggtggaCAGTGGCTACCGGTCAGTCATGAGTGTCCAGTCCTCACTGGTCATGCACCCCATCAACGCCTACGGCACAGAGGAACAGAAGGAGAAGTGGTTACCCAGGCTAG CTCGTGGGGAGATCTTGGGCTGTTTCGGCCTGACTGAGCCCAACCACGGCAGTGACCCCGCGGGCATGGAGACCAAGGCCAAGTACAACCCCTCCAGTAGCACCTTCACCATCAGTGGAGCCAAGACATG GATCACCAACTCACCCGTGGCAGACATCGCTGTGGTCTGGGCCAAGTGTGAGGATGGCAGGATCAGAGGCTTCATCCTGGAGCGTGGCATGAAGGGCCTGGCAACGCCTAAGATCGAGGGCAAGTTCTCTCTGCGGGCGTCGGCCACGGGCATGATCCTGATGGACGAGGTGGAGGTGCCCCAAGAGAATATGTTGCCCAACGTCTCTGGACTGGCT GGTCCCTTCGGCTGCCTGAATAACGCCCGCTACGGTATCGCCTGGGGAGCTCTAGGTGCTGCCGAGTTCTGCTTCCATGCTGCCCGCCAGTACACACTGGACAG GATCCAGTTTGGCGTGCCCCTGGCCAGGAACCAGCTGATGCAGAAGAAGATGGCTGACATGCTGACAGAGATCACCATCGGCCTGCAGTCCTGTCTGGCCCTAGGCAGACTCATCGACGACAAGAA AGCGGCCCCTGAGATGATCTCCATGCTGAAGAGGAACAGCTGTGGGAAGTCCCTGGACATCGCCAGGCAGGCCCGAGACATGTTGGGAGGCAACGGCATCGCAGACGAGTACCACATTATCAGACACGTCATGAACCTGGAGGCCGTCAACACATACGAAG GTACCCATGACATCCATGCCTTGATCCTGGGCCGAGCCATCACTGGACTGCAGTCATTCACTGTTGAGAAGTAA
- the LOC112247205 gene encoding glutaryl-CoA dehydrogenase, mitochondrial isoform X2, whose amino-acid sequence MGELGVLGPTIQGYGCAGTSYVAYGLIAREVERVDSGYRSVMSVQSSLVMHPINAYGTEEQKEKWLPRLARGEILGCFGLTEPNHGSDPAGMETKAKYNPSSSTFTISGAKTWITNSPVADIAVVWAKCEDGRIRGFILERGMKGLATPKIEGKFSLRASATGMILMDEVEVPQENMLPNVSGLAGPFGCLNNARYGIAWGALGAAEFCFHAARQYTLDRIQFGVPLARNQLMQKKMADMLTEITIGLQSCLALGRLIDDKKAAPEMISMLKRNSCGKSLDIARQARDMLGGNGIADEYHIIRHVMNLEAVNTYEGTHDIHALILGRAITGLQSFTVEK is encoded by the exons ATGGGAGAGCTGGGTGTCTTGGGGCCAACCATCCAAG GCTATGGTTGTGCCGGAACCAGCTACGTGGCCTACGGGCTCATTGccagggaggtggagagggtggaCAGTGGCTACCGGTCAGTCATGAGTGTCCAGTCCTCACTGGTCATGCACCCCATCAACGCCTACGGCACAGAGGAACAGAAGGAGAAGTGGTTACCCAGGCTAG CTCGTGGGGAGATCTTGGGCTGTTTCGGCCTGACTGAGCCCAACCACGGCAGTGACCCCGCGGGCATGGAGACCAAGGCCAAGTACAACCCCTCCAGTAGCACCTTCACCATCAGTGGAGCCAAGACATG GATCACCAACTCACCCGTGGCAGACATCGCTGTGGTCTGGGCCAAGTGTGAGGATGGCAGGATCAGAGGCTTCATCCTGGAGCGTGGCATGAAGGGCCTGGCAACGCCTAAGATCGAGGGCAAGTTCTCTCTGCGGGCGTCGGCCACGGGCATGATCCTGATGGACGAGGTGGAGGTGCCCCAAGAGAATATGTTGCCCAACGTCTCTGGACTGGCT GGTCCCTTCGGCTGCCTGAATAACGCCCGCTACGGTATCGCCTGGGGAGCTCTAGGTGCTGCCGAGTTCTGCTTCCATGCTGCCCGCCAGTACACACTGGACAG GATCCAGTTTGGCGTGCCCCTGGCCAGGAACCAGCTGATGCAGAAGAAGATGGCTGACATGCTGACAGAGATCACCATCGGCCTGCAGTCCTGTCTGGCCCTAGGCAGACTCATCGACGACAAGAA AGCGGCCCCTGAGATGATCTCCATGCTGAAGAGGAACAGCTGTGGGAAGTCCCTGGACATCGCCAGGCAGGCCCGAGACATGTTGGGAGGCAACGGCATCGCAGACGAGTACCACATTATCAGACACGTCATGAACCTGGAGGCCGTCAACACATACGAAG GTACCCATGACATCCATGCCTTGATCCTGGGCCGAGCCATCACTGGACTGCAGTCATTCACTGTTGAGAAGTAA